One genomic segment of Natrononativus amylolyticus includes these proteins:
- the mutS gene encoding DNA mismatch repair protein MutS: protein MTEATGIVGEFLSLKAETDAELLAMQCGDFYEFFAEDAEIVGDELDLKVSQKSSHGSSYPMAGVPLSELTPYLKALVERGYRVAVADQYETDGGHAREIVRVATPGTLLETSDADAQYLATVVDSGEGYGLAFADVTTGRFLVTGAADADEALTELYRFAPAEVLPGPEVRNDDDLLGRIRERTDAKLTLFDAEAFAPKRGAHAVREQFGRELLERLDLAAATVAAAGAALAYVEETGTGVLASMTRLQTHRGDDHVTLDATTQRNLELTETMHGDREGSLFATIDHTETSAGGRLLKEWLGRPRRDLEVVSERQASVGALASAALARDELREALGEAYDLERLASRATHGSADARDLLAVADTLDTLPRVADLVGSTPELADSPLASVVDRPDREAAADLRETLSSALAADPPSTVTQGGLLTRGYDAELDEVIERHEAVLEWLETLADREKRRHGLSHVSVDRNKTDGYYIQVGKSAADGVPDHYDEIKTLKNSKRFTTDELAEKERAVLRLEERRGELEYELFEELREEVAARAELLQDVGRTLATVDALASLATHAAENGWVRPTVTNEGDLEIDQGRHPVVEQTTEFVPNDVRLADDRRFLIVTGPNMSGKSTYMRQVACIVLLAQIGSFVPAREATVGLVDGIFTRVGALDELAQGRSTFMVEMNELSNILHSATEDSLVILDEVGRGTATYDGISIAWAATEYLHNEIRAKTLFATHYHELTGLAEHLPRVANVHVAVDERDGDVTFLRTVRDGPTNRSYGVHVADLAGVPEPVVDRSRDVLERLREEKAIEAKGSGSSEPVQTVFDVSSGGFRGPANADGGEPSESLDPETKRVLEDLEGVDVNETPPVELIAKVQEWQRRLEDG from the coding sequence ATGACCGAGGCGACGGGCATCGTGGGGGAGTTTCTCTCGCTCAAGGCGGAGACCGACGCGGAGTTGCTGGCGATGCAGTGCGGGGACTTCTACGAGTTTTTCGCCGAAGACGCGGAGATCGTCGGCGACGAACTCGACCTGAAGGTCTCCCAGAAGTCCTCCCACGGGTCGTCGTACCCGATGGCCGGCGTGCCGCTGTCGGAGCTCACGCCGTATCTCAAGGCGCTCGTCGAGCGCGGCTACCGCGTCGCCGTCGCCGACCAGTACGAGACCGACGGCGGTCACGCCCGCGAGATCGTCCGCGTCGCGACGCCGGGAACGCTGCTCGAGACGAGCGACGCCGACGCCCAGTACCTGGCGACGGTGGTCGACTCCGGCGAGGGGTACGGCCTCGCCTTCGCCGACGTGACGACCGGCCGCTTTCTCGTCACTGGCGCCGCCGACGCGGACGAGGCCCTGACCGAACTCTACCGCTTCGCCCCCGCGGAGGTGCTCCCCGGACCCGAAGTGCGAAACGACGACGACCTCCTGGGTCGGATCCGCGAGCGGACCGACGCGAAACTGACGCTGTTCGACGCGGAAGCGTTCGCTCCCAAGCGCGGCGCCCACGCCGTCCGCGAGCAGTTCGGACGGGAACTCCTCGAGCGCCTCGACCTCGCGGCGGCGACCGTCGCCGCCGCCGGCGCGGCGCTCGCCTACGTCGAGGAGACCGGAACCGGCGTGCTGGCCTCGATGACGCGCTTGCAGACCCACCGCGGCGACGACCACGTCACCCTCGACGCGACCACCCAGCGCAACCTCGAGCTCACCGAGACGATGCACGGCGACCGCGAGGGGTCGCTGTTCGCGACGATCGACCACACCGAGACCAGCGCGGGCGGGCGCCTGCTGAAGGAGTGGCTCGGCCGACCGAGACGCGACCTCGAGGTCGTCTCCGAGCGCCAGGCGAGCGTGGGTGCCCTCGCGTCGGCGGCACTGGCCCGCGACGAACTCCGCGAGGCGCTCGGCGAGGCATACGACCTCGAGCGGCTGGCCTCGCGGGCGACCCACGGCAGCGCCGACGCCCGCGACCTGCTCGCCGTCGCCGACACCCTCGACACCCTCCCGCGGGTCGCCGACCTCGTCGGCTCGACGCCGGAACTCGCCGACTCGCCGCTCGCGTCGGTCGTCGACCGACCCGACCGCGAGGCCGCAGCCGACCTGCGGGAGACGCTCTCGAGCGCTCTCGCGGCCGACCCGCCGTCGACGGTCACCCAGGGCGGGCTGCTGACGCGGGGGTACGACGCCGAACTCGACGAGGTGATCGAGCGCCACGAGGCGGTCCTCGAGTGGCTCGAGACGCTCGCCGACCGCGAGAAGCGCCGACACGGGCTCTCTCACGTCAGCGTCGACCGGAACAAGACCGACGGCTACTACATCCAGGTCGGCAAGTCCGCGGCCGACGGCGTCCCCGACCACTACGACGAGATCAAGACGCTCAAGAACTCAAAGCGGTTCACGACCGACGAACTGGCCGAGAAGGAACGCGCGGTGCTCCGTCTCGAGGAGCGACGAGGGGAGCTCGAGTACGAGCTGTTCGAGGAGCTCCGGGAGGAAGTCGCCGCCCGTGCCGAGTTGCTCCAGGACGTCGGTCGGACGCTCGCGACCGTCGACGCGCTGGCGAGCCTGGCGACCCACGCGGCCGAAAACGGCTGGGTTCGGCCGACGGTCACGAACGAGGGCGACCTCGAGATCGACCAGGGCCGGCACCCGGTCGTCGAGCAGACCACGGAGTTCGTTCCCAACGACGTGCGGTTGGCCGACGACCGGCGGTTCCTGATCGTGACCGGTCCCAACATGTCCGGAAAGTCGACGTACATGCGCCAGGTAGCCTGCATCGTCCTGCTCGCCCAGATCGGGAGCTTCGTCCCGGCCCGCGAGGCCACGGTGGGACTGGTCGACGGCATCTTCACGCGCGTGGGGGCGCTCGACGAACTCGCCCAGGGCCGGTCGACGTTCATGGTCGAGATGAACGAGCTCTCGAACATCCTCCACAGCGCGACGGAGGACTCCCTCGTTATTCTGGACGAGGTCGGCCGGGGAACGGCGACCTACGACGGGATCTCGATCGCCTGGGCGGCCACGGAGTACCTCCACAACGAGATCCGGGCGAAGACGCTCTTTGCGACCCACTACCACGAGCTCACGGGTCTGGCGGAACACCTCCCGCGGGTGGCGAACGTCCACGTGGCCGTCGACGAGCGCGACGGCGACGTCACCTTCCTCAGAACCGTCCGCGACGGCCCGACGAACCGCTCCTACGGCGTTCACGTCGCCGACCTGGCGGGCGTCCCCGAGCCGGTCGTCGACCGCTCGCGGGACGTCTTGGAGCGCCTGCGCGAGGAGAAGGCGATCGAAGCGAAGGGGAGCGGCTCGAGCGAGCCGGTCCAGACGGTGTTCGACGTCTCGAGCGGCGGGTTCCGGGGGCCGGCCAATGCGGACGGGGGTGAGCCGAGCGAGTCGCTGGACCCCGAGACGAAGCGGGTGCTCGAGGACCTCGAGGGAGTGGACGTCAACGAGACGCCGCCCGTGGAGCTGATCGCGAAGGTCCAGGAGTGGCAGCGGCGACTCGAGGACGGGTAG